In Streptococcus oralis, a single window of DNA contains:
- the ychF gene encoding redox-regulated ATPase YchF, producing MALTAGIVGLPNVGKSTLFNAITKAGAEAANYPFATIDPNVGMVEVPDERLQKLTEMITPKKTVPTTFEFTDIAGIVKGASKGEGLGNKFLANIREVDAIVHVVRAFDDENVMREQGREDAFVDPLADIDTINLELILADLESVNKRYARVEKMARTQKDKESVAEFNVLQKIKPVLEDGKSARTIEFTDEEQKVVKGLFLLTTKPVLYVANVDEDVVSDPDSIDYVKQIREFAATENAEVVVISARAEEEISELDDEDKQEFLEALGLTESGVDKLTRAAYHLLGLGTYFTAGEKEVRAWTFKRGMKAPQAAGIIHSDFEKGFIRAVTMSYEDLVKYGSEKAVKEAGRLREEGKEYIVQDGDIMEFRFNV from the coding sequence AGCAGAGGCGGCAAACTACCCATTTGCGACTATTGATCCAAACGTTGGGATGGTGGAAGTTCCAGATGAACGCCTACAAAAACTAACGGAAATGATTACTCCTAAAAAGACAGTTCCAACAACCTTTGAGTTTACAGATATTGCAGGGATTGTAAAAGGAGCTTCAAAAGGAGAAGGTCTAGGTAATAAATTCTTGGCCAATATCCGTGAAGTAGACGCGATTGTTCACGTAGTTCGTGCTTTTGATGATGAAAATGTGATGCGCGAGCAAGGACGTGAAGACGCCTTTGTGGATCCACTTGCAGATATTGATACCATTAACCTAGAATTGATTCTTGCTGACTTAGAATCAGTTAATAAACGCTACGCGCGTGTAGAAAAGATGGCACGTACGCAAAAAGATAAAGAATCAGTAGCAGAGTTTAACGTTCTTCAAAAGATTAAACCAGTCCTTGAGGATGGAAAATCAGCTCGAACTATTGAATTTACAGATGAGGAACAAAAGGTTGTCAAAGGTCTCTTCCTTTTAACCACTAAACCAGTTCTTTATGTTGCTAATGTGGATGAGGATGTCGTTTCAGATCCAGATTCTATAGACTATGTTAAACAAATTCGAGAATTTGCAGCGACAGAAAATGCAGAGGTAGTTGTTATTTCCGCGCGTGCTGAAGAAGAAATTTCTGAGTTAGATGATGAAGATAAGCAAGAGTTTCTTGAAGCACTTGGCTTGACAGAATCAGGTGTTGATAAGTTGACTCGAGCTGCTTACCATCTACTAGGACTCGGAACTTACTTTACAGCTGGTGAAAAAGAAGTCCGTGCTTGGACCTTTAAGAGAGGGATGAAAGCTCCTCAAGCAGCTGGTATTATCCACTCAGACTTTGAAAAAGGTTTCATTCGTGCGGTAACCATGTCATATGAGGATCTAGTGAAATACGGATCTGAAAAGGCTGTAAAAGAAGCTGGACGCTTACGTGAAGAAGGAAAAGAATATATCGTTCAAGATGGCGATATCATGGAATTCCGCTTTAACGTTTAA